The following proteins are encoded in a genomic region of Roseinatronobacter sp. S2:
- the ortA gene encoding 2-amino-4-oxopentanoate thiolase subunit OrtA — protein MKCQTGDWVRIHSVILAPEERASAIPEETRAVPLEMRVKGWLITAVAAIGDTVEIRTTLGRRYHGTLEAMNPPYGHDFAAAIPELLRAGEELRAMLSEAEGEVT, from the coding sequence ATGAAATGCCAGACCGGCGATTGGGTTCGTATCCATTCGGTGATCCTCGCGCCAGAAGAGAGGGCAAGCGCCATCCCTGAGGAGACCCGTGCTGTGCCACTGGAAATGCGTGTGAAGGGTTGGCTGATCACGGCAGTGGCCGCGATCGGCGACACTGTGGAAATCCGGACCACACTCGGCCGCCGCTATCATGGCACACTGGAGGCCATGAACCCGCCATATGGACATGATTTCGCCGCAGCGATCCCGGAACTTCTGCGCGCAGGCGAGGAATTGCGCGCAATGCTGTCCGAGGCTGAGGGGGAAGTCACATGA
- a CDS encoding TRAP transporter small permease, translating to MSAIAKMLHKIARLVEIITAAPLVAAGAVMVGVVLAATFFRYVLNDPITWSEELARYLMIWIGLVGASVTLRHGEHIRITAIRKLLPAPLRMITDLFVAAAIGWFLWVMTVEGWAAAERGARQMSPALGVSMMWPLLAVPVAGGLMLVQHVIQTVLMLLGAQNEPEHESPMGGGPV from the coding sequence GTGAGCGCCATCGCAAAAATGCTGCACAAGATTGCCCGGCTGGTGGAAATCATCACCGCTGCGCCGCTGGTTGCTGCTGGTGCGGTGATGGTCGGTGTGGTTCTTGCTGCCACATTTTTTCGCTATGTGCTTAATGATCCAATCACCTGGTCAGAGGAACTGGCGCGCTATCTGATGATCTGGATCGGCCTTGTCGGGGCGTCGGTCACCCTGCGCCATGGCGAACACATCCGCATAACCGCCATCCGTAAACTGCTTCCAGCACCCTTGCGCATGATCACGGATCTTTTTGTGGCAGCCGCTATCGGCTGGTTCCTCTGGGTGATGACGGTCGAGGGCTGGGCCGCCGCCGAGCGTGGCGCGCGCCAGATGTCGCCCGCGCTGGGTGTTTCAATGATGTGGCCGCTTCTGGCCGTGCCTGTCGCAGGGGGCCTGATGCTGGTGCAGCATGTGATCCAGACGGTGTTGATGCTTTTGGGGGCGCAGAATGAACCTGAACATGAAAGCCCGATGGGCGGGGGGCCGGTCTGA
- a CDS encoding TRAP transporter large permease yields the protein MLWLMVGLFAVLVVLGTPLAFAIGITGLFALVQSDGPSLIRLVPMRLFSGIDMFSLMAMPFFILAGDIMNRIKITDRLVDLANSIVGGVRGALAHVNVLVSVFFAGLTGAAVADTAAIGRMMIPAMASQGYNRAFAAAVTASSSVIGPIIPPSIIMVIYGSLMQVSIAGLFAAGLIPGILMALSLMGYIAFRARRDDLPVANLRGDVPQFRIALRRALVPLMMPIIILGGILGGVFTPTEAAAVAVFYALVVGLFLYRNLGLRDLVSMLYDMVRASGSVFIILAAASILGWVLARQGVPQQLADFLLGISDNPLIFLFIVTLALLVIGMFMEMTAILIILGPILHPIAVSLGIDPLHFGIVMVVNLNIALATPPLGACLFVASSVGKVRFEDVAWRILPFILVEIAVLAAIVYVPAISLTLPRLLGLG from the coding sequence ATGCTCTGGCTTATGGTAGGTCTGTTCGCGGTTCTGGTGGTGCTTGGCACGCCGCTGGCCTTTGCAATCGGCATCACGGGGCTGTTCGCGCTGGTGCAATCGGATGGTCCCAGCCTGATCCGGCTGGTGCCTATGCGGCTGTTTTCCGGCATCGATATGTTCTCGCTGATGGCAATGCCTTTCTTCATTCTGGCTGGCGATATCATGAATCGCATCAAGATCACCGACCGGCTGGTTGATCTGGCCAATTCGATTGTGGGCGGGGTGCGCGGGGCGCTGGCGCATGTGAATGTGCTGGTTTCTGTGTTCTTTGCCGGCCTTACCGGCGCTGCAGTGGCTGACACTGCCGCCATCGGGCGCATGATGATTCCGGCGATGGCGTCACAGGGTTACAATCGCGCCTTTGCCGCCGCAGTCACGGCCTCTTCCTCGGTGATCGGGCCGATCATTCCGCCGTCGATCATTATGGTCATCTATGGCTCGCTGATGCAGGTTTCCATTGCCGGGCTGTTTGCAGCTGGTCTGATCCCCGGTATTCTGATGGCGCTGTCATTGATGGGCTACATTGCATTCCGCGCCCGACGTGATGATCTGCCGGTGGCCAATCTGCGCGGCGATGTGCCACAATTTCGCATCGCGCTGCGACGCGCGCTAGTCCCGCTGATGATGCCGATTATCATTCTGGGTGGCATTCTGGGCGGGGTCTTCACGCCGACCGAAGCCGCCGCCGTGGCTGTTTTTTATGCGCTTGTCGTCGGGCTGTTTCTGTATCGCAATCTGGGTCTGCGCGATCTTGTTTCCATGCTTTACGACATGGTGCGCGCCTCGGGTTCGGTGTTCATCATTCTTGCGGCGGCCTCGATACTTGGCTGGGTGCTTGCGCGGCAGGGTGTGCCGCAGCAACTTGCCGACTTTCTGCTTGGTATCAGTGATAACCCGTTGATCTTCCTGTTTATCGTCACGCTTGCGCTGCTGGTTATCGGCATGTTCATGGAGATGACGGCGATTCTGATCATCCTGGGCCCGATCCTGCATCCGATCGCAGTCTCGCTGGGGATCGATCCGCTGCATTTCGGTATCGTGATGGTTGTGAACCTCAATATCGCGCTGGCCACGCCGCCGCTTGGGGCATGCCTTTTCGTGGCCTCGTCCGTGGGCAAAGTTCGCTTCGAGGATGTCGCATGGCGCATTCTGCCCTTCATTCTGGTCGAGATCGCGGTGCTGGCCGCCATCGTTTATGTCCCGGCGATTTCGCTGACCCTGCCGCGTCTTCTGGGTCTCGGCTGA
- a CDS encoding M81 family metallopeptidase yields MTKRVLLGQFMHETNTFCQRLTDETAFRGFYCHQDDAVLSALADTENEVAGFADIARAEGWELITPVATFATPGGPVTQPAWHAFGERILTAAREAGPFDAVLLSLHGAMVLEDGTDGDARLVRELRAILGQKPIFAVTLDLHANLDPKMANDANIILSYKTFPHVDMRETGRRAAGLLRRMLARPPVRARTLVRKPAMITLPEGGRTDREPMLGLMAQAQALTEMHPAILDISLNAGFSFADVPEIGPSVSVVHLGAAQIAEQIADTLCKAMWDERDANQEAVLTPQEAAAAAASHSAGEHDGPLVLADISDNPGDGAYADSTALLAALLEGGGSDILFGALHDPESVLAAQAAGKGNTLALSLGGKSDPAFGGAPLQLHARVEHLGDGRFVCGGPMWKGVSQSAGPSALLRIDGIKVLVTSHATQALDLEIFRSNAVDPAAMRVVALKSTQHFRAAYAPIASGILLVDGGGLASPRLDRLEYWRVPRPVHPLDPP; encoded by the coding sequence ATGACGAAACGGGTTCTTCTCGGGCAGTTCATGCACGAGACCAATACTTTCTGTCAAAGACTTACGGATGAGACTGCTTTTCGCGGTTTCTACTGCCATCAGGACGACGCGGTGCTTTCGGCGCTTGCCGATACCGAAAACGAAGTGGCCGGTTTTGCCGATATCGCCCGGGCCGAAGGCTGGGAGTTGATCACCCCTGTGGCAACTTTTGCAACCCCCGGCGGCCCGGTGACGCAACCCGCCTGGCACGCATTCGGCGAACGCATCCTGACTGCCGCGCGCGAAGCCGGACCGTTTGATGCGGTGCTGCTTTCATTGCATGGGGCAATGGTGTTGGAAGACGGCACCGACGGCGATGCACGGCTGGTGCGGGAGCTGCGCGCCATACTCGGCCAGAAACCAATATTTGCAGTGACGCTTGATCTGCACGCCAACCTTGATCCGAAGATGGCGAATGATGCCAATATCATCCTGTCCTACAAGACATTCCCGCATGTGGACATGCGCGAAACAGGTCGCCGTGCGGCCGGTTTGCTGCGCCGCATGCTTGCACGCCCCCCTGTGCGCGCCCGGACGCTTGTTCGCAAGCCCGCGATGATCACCCTGCCCGAAGGGGGCCGCACAGACCGCGAGCCCATGCTGGGCCTGATGGCGCAGGCACAAGCACTGACCGAAATGCATCCTGCGATCCTTGATATCAGTCTGAACGCTGGTTTCAGCTTTGCTGACGTGCCCGAGATCGGACCCAGCGTTTCTGTTGTGCACCTTGGTGCCGCGCAGATCGCGGAACAGATCGCCGACACACTTTGCAAAGCAATGTGGGATGAACGTGATGCCAATCAGGAAGCCGTGCTGACACCGCAGGAGGCGGCAGCCGCCGCTGCCAGCCACTCTGCGGGGGAACATGACGGGCCGCTTGTCCTGGCTGATATCTCTGACAATCCGGGCGATGGCGCCTATGCCGACTCCACCGCGCTGCTGGCTGCCCTGTTGGAAGGCGGTGGCAGCGACATCCTTTTCGGCGCGCTGCATGACCCGGAATCAGTGCTGGCTGCGCAAGCGGCCGGAAAGGGCAACACATTGGCGCTGTCGCTTGGCGGAAAGTCAGACCCGGCATTCGGCGGTGCCCCCCTTCAGTTGCACGCTCGGGTCGAACATCTGGGTGACGGGCGGTTTGTTTGCGGCGGCCCGATGTGGAAAGGTGTATCGCAAAGCGCAGGCCCCAGCGCCCTGTTGCGCATCGACGGCATCAAGGTGTTGGTGACCAGTCACGCAACCCAAGCGCTTGATCTGGAAATTTTCCGCAGCAACGCTGTTGACCCGGCCGCAATGCGGGTTGTCGCGCTCAAATCAACCCAGCATTTCCGGGCGGCCTATGCGCCGATCGCATCAGGAATCCTCTTGGTCGATGGCGGCGGCCTCGCCAGCCCCCGCCTTGATCGTCTTGAATACTGGCGCGTTCCCCGACCGGTGCATCCACTCGATCCGCCATGA
- a CDS encoding LysR family transcriptional regulator — translation MKYFFTVANEGSIRKAAEKLNLAASALSRRITQIEEDLGVPMFERHARGLRLTDAGQIYFDHARTTLRHEAWAIGEIEAIKDLRRGQIRVVCVEGAIGGIMSDAIAAFRPKSPGVNLSVTRAGSTGVVRAVAADEAELGLAFDPPTHRDVMIIAEVPAPLYAVFAPGFPLPDGPQSLAGLASLPLAIPPDSSYGIRDVIDRVVRQNADIELDPPLLCDSVYGLTGFALRGQGVSILPMCSVADEVRAGRLLIRSLSDPPLRDARLVLMGRRHRTLPPVARRFCAILKSSMQAAPY, via the coding sequence TTGAAGTACTTTTTCACAGTGGCCAATGAAGGATCGATTCGGAAAGCCGCCGAAAAGCTTAACCTCGCGGCCTCGGCGCTTAGCCGTCGGATAACCCAGATAGAGGAGGATCTTGGCGTTCCGATGTTCGAACGCCATGCGCGCGGATTGCGCCTTACTGATGCCGGACAGATCTATTTCGATCATGCACGCACCACCCTGCGCCACGAAGCCTGGGCGATTGGCGAGATCGAAGCGATCAAGGATCTGAGGCGTGGTCAGATCCGGGTGGTTTGCGTGGAGGGGGCGATCGGTGGCATCATGTCCGATGCTATCGCTGCATTCCGCCCCAAGTCGCCGGGTGTCAACCTTTCGGTTACACGAGCAGGTAGCACCGGCGTGGTGCGCGCAGTGGCCGCTGACGAAGCCGAACTGGGGCTTGCATTTGATCCACCGACGCACCGCGATGTCATGATAATTGCGGAAGTGCCAGCGCCGCTTTATGCCGTGTTTGCCCCCGGGTTTCCCTTGCCGGACGGGCCGCAATCACTGGCAGGTCTGGCGTCCTTGCCGCTCGCCATTCCGCCGGATAGCAGCTACGGCATTCGTGATGTGATCGACAGGGTTGTACGCCAGAACGCGGATATCGAGCTTGATCCACCGCTTTTGTGCGATTCTGTATATGGTCTTACCGGATTTGCCCTGCGAGGGCAGGGAGTGTCGATCCTGCCCATGTGTTCGGTCGCCGACGAAGTGCGTGCTGGGCGCCTTCTCATCAGATCGCTCAGCGACCCGCCCCTGCGTGATGCCCGACTTGTGCTGATGGGGCGCAGGCATCGCACATTGCCGCCGGTCGCACGCCGGTTTTGCGCAATCCTGAAAAGTTCTATGCAGGCCGCACCTTACTAG
- a CDS encoding aldo/keto reductase, with the protein MKQSAFSSHTRFGATGQVLNRLAFGGSYFNPAQWADGGRESLLDTMHAAVDAGINHFDTAAGYGEGKSEALLGAFLKSRRDSIFLASKSSIGEMDADLMLSEVEHSLRQLNTEFIDLFYIHWPRKGRDLRPLMEGLVTAKERGLIRAIGVSNFSVADMEQVATVGRIDAHQLGYNLLWREAEKQILPYCIANDIWTATYSSIAQGSLTGKFARQLMFEPHDPRNNIVLFWPRVWPHVFAAIEQCKAIAKEIDRPLVHLAIRWVLNQPGANCAVVGARSPAQLSTNAAALEGEIPSWAFERMTEISNALASELPATGNMYDHHP; encoded by the coding sequence ATGAAACAATCCGCTTTTTCCAGCCACACGCGATTCGGGGCAACCGGGCAGGTGCTGAACCGGCTTGCATTCGGGGGGTCCTATTTCAACCCCGCGCAATGGGCCGACGGTGGGCGCGAGAGTCTGCTTGATACCATGCATGCCGCCGTCGACGCAGGGATCAACCATTTCGACACCGCCGCCGGATATGGCGAAGGGAAATCCGAAGCGCTTCTTGGCGCGTTCCTGAAGTCCCGACGCGACTCGATCTTTTTGGCGTCAAAATCCTCGATTGGCGAAATGGATGCCGATCTGATGCTGAGCGAGGTAGAACACAGCCTGCGACAGCTGAATACAGAGTTCATTGACTTGTTTTATATTCACTGGCCGCGCAAGGGCCGTGATTTGCGGCCATTAATGGAAGGGTTGGTCACCGCCAAGGAGCGTGGACTGATCCGGGCGATTGGCGTTTCGAATTTCTCGGTGGCTGACATGGAACAAGTGGCCACGGTGGGGCGTATAGATGCGCACCAGCTAGGTTATAATCTACTTTGGCGCGAGGCGGAAAAACAGATCCTGCCCTATTGCATCGCGAATGATATCTGGACCGCGACCTACAGTTCCATCGCGCAAGGCAGCTTGACGGGAAAGTTTGCGCGGCAACTGATGTTTGAACCGCATGACCCGCGCAACAATATCGTGCTGTTCTGGCCCAGGGTCTGGCCGCATGTGTTTGCAGCGATTGAGCAATGCAAGGCAATAGCAAAAGAGATTGACCGCCCGCTTGTTCATCTGGCCATACGCTGGGTTCTAAATCAGCCGGGCGCCAATTGCGCCGTTGTCGGGGCGCGTTCACCAGCACAGCTTTCGACCAACGCCGCAGCCCTTGAGGGGGAAATTCCGTCCTGGGCATTCGAACGCATGACCGAAATCAGCAATGCGCTGGCATCCGAACTGCCCGCGACGGGCAACATGTATGACCACCACCCGTAA
- a CDS encoding ABC transporter permease — translation MAFYIVRRILYMIPTLFAISFVAFFIIQLPPGDYLTTMVARMAEQGSTVDAATLANLRERYGLGEPFYVQYWKWITNILLYGDFGMSFEWNRPVNTMIWERLGLTLLLSTATLMFIWVVSFPIGIYSAVRKFSIGDYIATFVGFLGLAIPNFLMALFLMYIAFAHFGQSVGGLFSPEYENAPWSWGKVGDLMMHLWIPMIVLGTAGTAGLIRLVRANLLDELSKPYVVTARSKGLSEIRLLLKYPVRIALNFFVSAQNNILVAVVSAEAIVAIVLGLPTTGPLLLRALLAQDMYLAGAFILMLSVLNVVSTLLSDIALAWLDPRIRYQ, via the coding sequence ATGGCATTCTATATCGTTCGTCGTATCCTTTACATGATCCCGACGCTTTTTGCGATCTCGTTCGTTGCGTTCTTCATCATCCAGCTGCCGCCCGGGGACTATCTGACAACCATGGTGGCAAGGATGGCGGAACAGGGCAGCACGGTCGATGCTGCAACCCTTGCCAATTTGCGCGAACGGTATGGGCTAGGGGAGCCATTCTATGTCCAATACTGGAAATGGATTACCAATATACTGCTTTATGGCGATTTCGGCATGTCGTTCGAATGGAACCGGCCCGTCAACACAATGATCTGGGAGCGGCTGGGGCTGACCTTGCTGCTGTCCACCGCCACACTGATGTTCATCTGGGTTGTGTCATTCCCTATCGGCATCTATTCGGCAGTTCGCAAATTTTCGATCGGGGATTACATCGCGACCTTCGTGGGGTTTCTGGGATTGGCAATTCCCAACTTCCTGATGGCGTTGTTTCTGATGTATATCGCCTTTGCCCATTTCGGCCAGAGCGTTGGCGGGCTTTTCTCCCCCGAGTATGAGAATGCACCCTGGTCCTGGGGCAAGGTCGGGGATCTTATGATGCATCTGTGGATCCCGATGATCGTATTGGGCACTGCGGGGACAGCGGGCCTGATCCGGCTGGTCCGCGCCAACCTGCTTGATGAATTAAGCAAGCCCTATGTGGTCACGGCACGGTCCAAAGGCTTGTCTGAAATCAGGCTCTTGCTCAAATATCCTGTTCGTATCGCCCTGAACTTTTTTGTCAGCGCCCAGAACAATATTCTTGTCGCTGTCGTTTCGGCGGAAGCCATCGTGGCCATCGTGCTGGGCCTGCCCACCACAGGGCCACTGTTGCTGCGGGCATTGCTTGCGCAGGATATGTATCTGGCAGGCGCATTCATCCTGATGCTCAGTGTGCTTAATGTCGTCAGCACATTGCTGTCCGATATCGCGCTTGCCTGGCTCGATCCACGCATCCGGTACCAGTGA
- the dctP gene encoding TRAP transporter substrate-binding protein DctP — protein MRNIWNTALACAVGALLVGPAMAQSVTIVLAHEEPADANTSAAHMSAMVFKDIIETRSNGDMVVDIQAASTMGNQRERMELTQADIIQVNIAAIGGLAQFYPAINAIDLPFAFPDEVIADHVFDGPFGKMLAENIHAATDLRLLAVTAGDFYVFTNSTREVRSPADMEGLRVRTMSVPSHIAMMNALGAAATPVPWDELYSALETGVVDAQHNPIPIVAVGNLQEVQSYATVTNHMYGADWWMTSDLFLDTLTPDQMRIFTNAVEAARTAGRGAKMGLRATQFGTAFLEDAGIQVYAPTPEELVQFRELAAPAVMAVLADELGDDAVALAEAMLEAVATSEREIYGSD, from the coding sequence ATGAGAAATATCTGGAATACAGCACTGGCCTGCGCCGTAGGCGCGCTTCTTGTCGGCCCGGCAATGGCGCAATCTGTGACGATTGTGCTGGCGCATGAAGAGCCTGCGGACGCCAACACATCAGCTGCGCATATGTCGGCCATGGTGTTCAAGGACATCATCGAAACCCGTTCGAACGGCGACATGGTTGTCGATATTCAGGCGGCAAGCACGATGGGTAACCAGCGCGAACGGATGGAACTGACGCAAGCAGATATCATTCAGGTGAATATTGCCGCAATCGGTGGCCTGGCCCAGTTCTATCCGGCAATAAACGCGATTGATCTGCCCTTTGCGTTCCCTGACGAGGTCATTGCCGATCACGTCTTTGACGGGCCATTTGGTAAGATGCTGGCCGAAAACATTCACGCAGCAACCGATCTGCGCCTGCTGGCCGTAACGGCGGGGGATTTCTATGTTTTCACAAACAGCACGCGCGAGGTGCGTAGCCCGGCGGATATGGAGGGGTTGCGGGTGCGCACCATGTCCGTGCCCAGCCACATTGCGATGATGAATGCACTTGGTGCCGCCGCAACACCAGTTCCGTGGGATGAACTGTACAGCGCGTTGGAAACCGGTGTGGTTGATGCCCAGCACAACCCGATCCCGATTGTCGCCGTGGGCAACCTACAAGAGGTGCAAAGCTATGCGACTGTCACAAATCACATGTACGGCGCTGATTGGTGGATGACCAGCGATCTGTTCCTTGACACCCTGACACCAGACCAGATGCGTATCTTTACCAACGCGGTAGAAGCGGCCCGCACCGCCGGGCGCGGTGCCAAGATGGGCCTTCGCGCCACCCAGTTCGGAACCGCATTCCTGGAAGATGCAGGAATTCAGGTTTATGCCCCCACCCCCGAGGAATTGGTGCAGTTCCGCGAACTGGCGGCACCGGCGGTGATGGCGGTGCTTGCTGACGAGCTTGGCGATGATGCAGTCGCGCTTGCCGAAGCGATGCTTGAAGCTGTCGCGACGTCCGAGCGCGAGATCTACGGCAGCGACTAA
- a CDS encoding LacI family DNA-binding transcriptional regulator, protein MTRSGMTTIRLKDVATRTGFSVNTVSLALRDSPRLAKETREIIRSAARELNYLPNQVAKSLVNRETKTIGLILTDITSPILTATAQSVETALSARGYSTLFATSNNRIEDEMKAIDLFRARQVDGMLVYPRSHTVIDHIQTLRGADYPVVLLVANGGAEIDAVGIDERKGSYKAVTHLIDVGHRAIALIDSANPLGNPEKREGYLLALDQAGIAFDPSLVSDPGGHSVARGFWAMDALMSRTNKPTAVFTANDALALGVLRWTKVHGLRVPEDLAIIGFDNIEYAEHATTPISSVNYDVALVTDLAVERLMNLIASPGALPSPQMTLIDPDIVVRQSTAKRTR, encoded by the coding sequence ATGACTCGTTCGGGGATGACCACAATCCGACTCAAAGACGTCGCAACACGCACCGGGTTTTCAGTTAACACAGTGTCGCTCGCCCTGCGTGACAGCCCGCGCCTTGCGAAAGAGACGCGTGAAATCATACGATCTGCGGCCCGGGAATTGAATTATCTTCCCAATCAGGTCGCTAAATCGCTCGTCAACCGAGAGACAAAAACCATCGGGCTGATCCTGACGGACATTACAAGTCCGATTCTTACCGCCACGGCCCAATCAGTCGAAACCGCCCTGTCCGCGCGGGGATACAGCACATTGTTTGCAACCTCGAACAACCGCATTGAGGATGAGATGAAGGCAATCGATCTGTTTCGCGCCCGACAGGTCGATGGGATGCTGGTTTATCCACGCAGCCATACCGTCATCGATCACATACAAACCTTGCGCGGCGCGGATTATCCTGTCGTGCTGCTGGTGGCGAACGGTGGTGCGGAAATTGATGCGGTCGGCATAGATGAACGCAAAGGCTCCTACAAGGCGGTCACACATCTGATCGATGTCGGACACCGTGCCATCGCACTGATCGACAGCGCAAATCCACTGGGCAACCCCGAGAAGCGCGAAGGTTATCTGTTGGCACTGGATCAGGCTGGGATCGCATTTGACCCGTCACTTGTTTCCGACCCCGGCGGACATTCGGTCGCGAGAGGCTTTTGGGCAATGGACGCCCTGATGTCGAGGACAAACAAACCGACGGCTGTTTTCACTGCAAACGATGCGCTTGCTCTTGGCGTATTGCGGTGGACAAAGGTGCATGGATTGCGCGTCCCCGAAGATCTGGCCATTATCGGGTTTGACAACATTGAGTATGCCGAACATGCGACCACCCCCATTTCCAGCGTCAATTATGATGTAGCTTTGGTCACAGACCTTGCAGTGGAGCGATTGATGAACTTGATCGCCTCACCCGGAGCCCTGCCCTCTCCTCAAATGACACTTATCGATCCAGATATTGTGGTGCGCCAAAGTACTGCAAAACGGACACGCTAG
- a CDS encoding ABC transporter substrate-binding protein has translation MQGFTGIIQKLAMSTGVATLIVVPSFAMAQFNQAPMLDALVEAGEIPPIEERIPASPMVVEPLESIGEYGGTWRHGLVGGNAQHMLARVMKYDHLMRWDPDYNEVIPDIAEAVDVSDDGREYVFHLREGIRWSDGAPFTADDIMFWYEAVYLNDELAARRNQNNRITVTKIDDYTVSFAFEEPSGFFLQHDVAGRWGWYYTSYPRHYFSQYHIDYNPDGIEDLMAAEGFTSWAQMFEAKAGTALAERTIERFQNLNIPTLHAWVLTRPYDGSSRVIGERNPYYFKVDPDGNQLPYIDRVEFGQYESSEVLMLRALAGEIDFRDNTDGQFGTLDQKSVFFDHMEDGDFRFIDLTPAASTELTLYLNHTHKDPRLRNIFQNRDFRIGLSHAINRQEIIDTVYVGQGEPHQLAPRESSPYYDAQMAKQFTEYDLDLANEYLDRAGFTERDSSGFRVDENGARISFAVNVVATRQPNVDGMELASAHLAEVGIDMQLRTLEQSLFWNIRDSNTHDALVWSGPGGLGWDVLIDPYGWFPANHNAFWAVAWGAWYLDPNNPIAEEPPEHIKELMDMYDALLATPDTEAQAELTRDLLARARDEFFTIGINLRAVNFGIAKNNFRNVPQVMPEGAIFANPGPTNPQTYYFASQ, from the coding sequence ATGCAAGGGTTTACTGGAATTATCCAAAAGCTTGCCATGTCTACTGGCGTGGCGACCCTCATTGTGGTGCCAAGCTTTGCCATGGCACAATTCAACCAAGCACCAATGCTGGACGCACTTGTGGAGGCGGGTGAGATCCCACCGATTGAAGAGCGCATTCCAGCGTCGCCCATGGTGGTCGAGCCGCTTGAGTCCATCGGTGAATACGGTGGCACATGGCGACATGGCCTTGTCGGGGGCAACGCCCAACACATGTTGGCGCGTGTCATGAAATACGACCACCTCATGCGTTGGGACCCTGACTATAATGAAGTTATTCCCGACATTGCGGAAGCTGTCGATGTCAGCGACGATGGCCGCGAATATGTGTTTCACCTGCGCGAGGGTATTCGCTGGTCTGATGGCGCGCCATTCACGGCGGATGACATCATGTTCTGGTACGAAGCCGTTTATCTGAACGATGAGCTTGCAGCGCGGCGCAATCAGAACAACCGTATAACCGTTACCAAAATCGACGACTATACAGTTAGCTTTGCGTTTGAAGAACCTTCCGGGTTCTTTCTTCAGCACGATGTCGCGGGGCGCTGGGGCTGGTACTATACGAGTTACCCCCGCCACTACTTTTCCCAGTATCATATCGACTACAATCCCGACGGTATCGAGGATCTGATGGCGGCGGAAGGGTTTACAAGCTGGGCCCAGATGTTTGAAGCGAAAGCGGGCACAGCGCTGGCCGAGCGCACGATCGAACGCTTCCAGAACCTGAATATTCCGACCCTGCACGCATGGGTGCTGACGCGGCCCTATGACGGTTCAAGCCGCGTTATCGGGGAACGCAATCCCTACTATTTCAAAGTGGACCCAGATGGGAACCAGCTTCCCTATATCGATCGGGTAGAGTTCGGCCAGTATGAGAGCAGTGAAGTGCTTATGCTTAGGGCATTGGCGGGGGAAATCGACTTTCGGGATAATACGGATGGTCAGTTCGGAACGCTTGATCAGAAGTCGGTTTTTTTCGATCACATGGAAGACGGGGATTTCCGGTTTATCGATCTGACGCCCGCTGCCAGCACCGAGCTGACGCTGTATCTTAACCACACCCATAAAGATCCGAGGTTGCGCAATATCTTCCAGAACCGGGATTTCCGTATCGGGCTTTCCCATGCAATCAATCGTCAGGAAATCATCGACACGGTCTATGTCGGGCAGGGAGAGCCGCACCAGTTGGCCCCGAGGGAGTCATCACCCTACTACGACGCCCAGATGGCAAAGCAGTTCACCGAATACGATCTTGACCTTGCCAATGAATATCTGGACCGCGCCGGATTTACCGAACGCGATAGCAGCGGTTTCCGGGTTGATGAGAACGGCGCGCGTATTTCATTTGCTGTCAATGTTGTCGCGACACGCCAGCCCAATGTCGACGGCATGGAATTGGCCAGTGCCCACCTGGCTGAAGTGGGTATCGATATGCAGCTGCGCACCCTCGAACAGTCGTTGTTCTGGAACATTCGCGACTCCAACACCCATGACGCCTTGGTCTGGAGTGGGCCAGGTGGTTTGGGTTGGGATGTGTTGATTGATCCATATGGGTGGTTTCCGGCAAATCATAATGCATTTTGGGCCGTTGCCTGGGGTGCGTGGTATCTTGATCCAAACAACCCGATTGCCGAAGAACCGCCCGAACATATCAAGGAACTCATGGATATGTATGACGCGTTGCTGGCGACACCGGATACCGAGGCACAGGCCGAACTTACGCGCGACTTGCTTGCGCGTGCCCGTGACGAGTTCTTCACCATCGGCATCAACCTGCGGGCGGTTAATTTCGGGATTGCCAAGAACAATTTCCGAAATGTGCCGCAGGTCATGCCAGAGGGGGCGATCTTTGCCAATCCGGGGCCGACCAATCCGCAAACCTACTATTTTGCGTCACAGTAG